TGGACCTCGATCTGGTTGACCGCGGGCGTCACCGACGCGTCCCGCAGCAGGGCGGCGAGGTGGTCGGGAAGGAAGTTGGACACGCCGATCGCCCGGGCCGCGCCCTCGGCGTGCAGCTCCTCGAAGACCTCCCAGGTCTGCGCCGCGAGACCCTTGCTCGGCACCGGCCAGTGGATGAGGTAGAGGTCCACGGCGTCCACGCCGAGCGCCTCGCGGGAGGCCTCGAAGGCCGTCCGGGCCCGCTCGCGCCCCTGGTCGCCGTTGCGCAGCTTGGTGGTGAGGAAGACCTCGTCCCGGGCCAGGCCGCTGGCCCGCAGCGCGGCGCCCACGCCGGCCTCGTTGTAGTAGCCCGCAGCGGTGTCGATGTGCCGGTAGCCCGCCTCCAGCGCCGCCTCCACGACCCGCTGGGTCTCCTTCTCGTCCACCTGGAAGGTGCCGAAGCCGAGCTGGGGGATGGTGACGTCGTGGGTGAGGGTGATCGTTGGCTGACTCGTCATGCATCTCACGATACGTCGGGCACACTGGGGGCATGGCATGGGACGACCTGCCCGGCGACCCGGAGCGGGAGCGGTGGGACCGCCGGGACGAGGCGGCGGCCCAGCTGCGCCTCAGCCGGCACCTGCAGCTGCAGCTGCCCGGGCTCGTCGCGCGCCGGGTCCCCGTCCGGGGGATCACGCCGGGTCCCATCCAGGGCGTGGGACGCCTGCGGATGGCCGACTCCACGACCTTCCTCGTGGGAGGTGCCGCACCCGGCAACCTCGGCCGCGTCCTGCGCGCCCTGCACGACAAGCACGCCGTCACCCTCTCCACCTGGGAGCAGCGCGAGGACGGTCTCCTGCTGACGCTGGCGGGCGTGCCCGGGAGGGAGCCGGTGCGGATCTGGCTCATCGGCCCGGACCAGCCGGACTGACCTCACGCGCGGGCCGTGCCCTCCGCCCGCACCCCAGCCGCCCCCGCAGCCCGGTCGACCGCCCTCAGCATCGCCTGCGCCTTGGCGCGCGTCTCGGCATACTCCTCCTGCGGGTCCGAGAGGGCGGTCACCGCACCACCCACGCCGAAGGCGAGGTCGCCGTCCGGCCCCCGGGTGAGGGTGCGGATGACGATCGAGGTGTCCATCGACCCGTCCAGACCGATCCACCCGATCGCCCCGGAGTAGACCCCCCGCGCCCGCCCTTCCAGGTCGTCGAGGATCTCCATCGTGCGCACCTTGGGCGCGCCGGTCATCGAGCCGCCCGGGAAGCAGGCCCGCAGCACGTCCGCCGGACCCATCCCCGGGGCCAGGTCGCCCCGCACCGTCGAGACGAGCTGGTGCACGGTGGCGTAGGTCTCGACCGCGCACAGCTGCGGCACGTGCACGCTGCCGGAGCGGCACACGCGGTGCAGGTCGTTGCGCAGCAGGTCCACGATCATGAGGTTCTCGGCCCGGTCCTTCACCGCGGTCGCGAGGTCGGCCGCGAGCGCGGCGTCCTGCTCGGCGCTGCCGCCGCGCGGGCGGGTGCCCTTGATCGGCCGCGCCTCGACGGTGCGGCTGCCGGCGTCCACCGACACGAACCGCTCGGGCGACCCGCTCAGCACGCTGAGGCCGGGGGCGCGCAGCCAGGCGCCGTGCGGCACCGGCGACACCTCCCGCAGCGCCCGGTAGAGCTCGCCCTCGTCGAGCTCCGACGCGCTCGTGCGGTATGCCGTGGTGAGACAGATCTCGTAGGACTCGCCGCGCGCGATCTGGGCCTGGGCGCGGCGCACCTTGGCGAGGTACCCCGCCTCGTCGTCGTCCGGCGTCCAGGCCGGGGGCGGGGCTCCTGGACGGTCGCCCACCGGGTCGGCGGCCGTCGCCGCCGGTGGCCCGGTCGCCATCTCCACGACGGCGCCCACCTCGTCGGCCCACCGCGCCTGCTCACCCGCGGTCGCCGCGTCCTCGATCCACACCGCCCAGACCCGGTCGGTGCGGTGGTCGAGCACCACGCCACGGTCGGCGAGGAGCAACCAGGCGTCCGGCCACGGCGAACGGTGCGGGCCGGCCGGGTCGGCGCCGGTCTCGGCCTTGACCTCGTAGCCGATCCAGCCGACGAGCCCGGGCCGCCACGGCACCTCGCCCGGCCGCTCGTCCGCGACCTCCAGCTCCCACGCGTCCAGCTCGGCGTCCACCCGGTCCAATAGAGGTGCGCCCTCGCCCACCCGGTGGGTCAGCTCGCGGGACAGCGGCCCCCGCCCGTCGGCGAGCAGCGACCAGCCGCTCCCGTCCGAGGAGTCCAGCCAGACCGAGCTCGGCGCCCCGCCGACGAGGCGCTCGTGCAGCTCGGGGACGGGCACCCGGGCCGCGTCGTCGTGGAGCAACCGGGCGCGCAGCCGCACCCGGCGCCCCCCGGGACGGTGCTCCTGCGGCCGCAGCGTGTCGCCGACGGCGACGGCGGCGCCGCCCGCGTCCGCCGCCGTCCGGACGCCCGCCAGCGCGAGGAAGTTGGCCACGACCCGCTCGCCGTGCTCGGACAGCACGGACTCCGGGTGGAACTGGACGCCCCAGGACGCCCCGTCGGGGTCCGCGAGCGCCATGACGCACCCGTCGTCGAGCGCCCGGGCGGTGACCTCCAGCGCCGAGCGCAGCGGGTCGACCACCTCCAGGGAGTGGTAGCGGACGACCTGCAGCGGCGAGGGTACGCCGTCGAAGAGACCACGCCCGTCGTGCACCACCGGGCTGACGATGCCGTGCCGGGTCAGCTCCATCTCCGCCACCGTCTCCCCCGCCACGTGGGCCAGCCCCTGGTGGCCCAGGCACACCCCCAGCACCGGGACCTCCCGCTGACGCAGCGCCAGCCCGGACAGACCGAGGTCGCTCTCGACCTGGGGCCGCCCGGGCCCGGGTCCGATGACCACGGCAGCGAACTGCCGCAGGTCCTGCGCGGTGGCCGGGTGGTCGTGGCGCCACAGCACGGGAGCACGCCCCAGGACACGGTGCAGCAGGTCGGCCAGGTTGTAGGTGAAGCTGTCGAGGTGGTCGATCAGCAGGACCTCGCCCGCCACGCCTCAGCCCCGCGGGCGCAGCCGCACCTGCGGCAGCTCGGGGGCGGGGAGGGACTCGCCGCCGGGGTAGGAGAAGGCCCCGAACCGGCCCTCGCTCTCGTGCCCGAGCTCGGCCTGCCACTGCTCGCGCGCCTGCACGACCTCCTCGTGGGAGCGGCCGATGAAGTTCCACCACATGACGATCTTCTCGCCGAAGGGCGGGCCCCCGAGGAGCAGCACCCGGGCACCCTCGTCACCCGCCGCGAGCTCGAGCTCCGCGCGCCCCGGGGCGAGGTAGCCCAGCTCGGCGCGCTCGACCACCGCGTCCCCCACGGCCACCGTGCCGTGGTCGACGAGCACCCCGTGCTCGTGCTCCGCGTCCACCACCAGCCGGACCCGTGCCCCGGGGTCCAGGACCACCTCCGCACCCAGCAGCGGGGTGTAGGTCGCCACCGGCGAGCGCGGCTGCTCCCCGTCGACGCGGAGGGTGCCCAGGAAGACGCTGACCCGCCCGCCGGGGACGGTCCACGGCTCGGGCGCGTGGTGCTGGAACGACGGCTCCACCCCGGCGTCGGCGGCCGGCAGCGCGACCCACAGCTGGGCCCCGTGGAGCACCCGCAGGTGCGGCTCGTCACCGGTGACGGACACCTCGGAGTGGCAGACCCCCCGACCCGCCGTCATGAGGTTGAGCTCACCCGGGCGGACGACGGCCTGCACCCCGGTGGAGTCGCGGTGCTCGATCTCACCGCTGAACAGCCAGGACACCGTCTGCAGGGCCGTGTGCGGGTGCGGCGGCACGACCATCCCCCCGGACCGTCCCACCTCGTCGGGGCCGTAGTGGTCGACGAAGCACCAGGCCCCGATCATGGTCCGCCCGCGGGCCGGGAGGGTGCGGCGCACCCGCATCGCCCGGGGCCCGCCGAGCGGCACCTCCCGCGGGGCGAGGACGGTGACCTGCCCCTCCGGGGCCGGGCCGTCCCCGCACGTCACCTCGTCCGGGCGGGTCTCCAGCGAGCTCATCCCCCCATCCTCGCACCGTGAGCAAGGTCTCGTCGTCTCCACGAGGACCACGGGGCTGCGGCGGAATCCTGCGGTGCGGATCTGTTGTTCACTAGACATATGAGCGCTCCCCAACCGTCCGCCCCGGCACCCCAGTCGTCCGCCACCTCCCCCCACCGCGTCCTCATCATCGGCTCCGGCTTCGGTGGCCTGTTCGCCACCAAGGCGCTGTCCGACCCGGCGGTGCAGGTGCTCATGGTCGCCCGCACCGGCCACCACCTCTTCCAGCCGCTGCTCTACCAGGTGGCCACGGGCATCCTCTCCGAGGGCGTCATCGCCCCGCCCACCCGGGACGTGCTGGCCAGCCAGGACAACGTGACGGTCATGCTGGGCGACGTCAAGAGCATCGACATCGACGAGCGCTCGGTGACCGCTGTGACGGCCGGCCAGGACATGGTCTACGACTACGACAGCCTCATCCTCGCCGCCGGCGCCAACCAGTCCTGGTTCGGCAGCCCGCACTTCGCCGAGTACGCCCCGGGCATGAAGTCCATCGACGACGCCCTGGAGCTGCGCGGCCGCATCTACGGCGCCTTCGAGCTCGCCGAGCTCGCCGCCGCCTCCGGCCGCACCGACGACGTGCGCCGCCTGCTCACCTTCGTGGTCGTCGGCGCCGGGCCCACCGGCGTGGAGATGGCCGGGCAGCTGGCCGAGCTCAGCAAGCGCACGCTGCGCAAGGAGTTCCGCCACATCGACCCCACGCAGGCCCGGATCATCCTCGTGGACGCCGTGGACCAGGTCCTCGCACCCTTCGGCGACTCCCTGGCGGCCAAGACCGAGCGCAGCCTCACCGAGATCGGCATCGAGGTGAAGCTCGGCCGCAAGGTCGTCGACGTCGACGAGGGCGGGGTCGTCCTGGAGTCCACCGAGGACGGCAGCCAGGAGCGCATCGAGGCGCAGACCAAGGTGTGGGCCGCCGGCGTCCAGGGCAACCCGCTGGGTCGCAAGGTCGCCGAGCAGGCGGGCGCCGAGCTCGACCGCTCCGGCCGGGTCAAGGTCCTGCCCGACCTCACCCTGCCCGGGCACCCCGAGGTCTTCGTCGTGGGTGACCTCGCCGCCGTGGACGGTGTCCCCGGCGTCGCCCAGGGAGCCATCCAGGGCGGGCGGCACGCGGCGGACCAGATCCTGCGGCGGCTGCGCGGGGAGGAGACCGGCCAGGAGTTCGAGTACTTCGACAAGGGCTCGATGGCCACCATCTCGCGCTTCCGCGCGGTGATGAAGCGCGGCCGGATCGAGCTCACCGGCTACCCCGCCTGGGTCGCCTGGCTGGCGGTGCACCTCTTCTACATCATCGGCTTCAAGAGCCAGCTGGCGACGCTGATGCACTGGGCGGTGAGCTTCGTGGGCCGTGACCGCTCCGAGCGCACGGTCACCGAGCAGCAGGTGTACGCCCGGCTCGCCCTGGAGTACCTCGGCGAGGACTTCCGCAAGCAGCCCCGCCGCTGACTCAGCCGCGCGTCATCGGCAGGTGCGGTATGCCGTCCTCCAGGTAGTCCGGCCCGCTGCGGACGAACCCCAGCCGCGCGTACCAGTCCGCCAGGTAGGCCTGGGCGCCGATGTGGACCGGCCCGTCGCCCAGCCGGCGCAGCCCCTCGCGGACGAGCTGGGCGGCATACCCGTGGCCGCGGTGGTCGCGGTGCGTGGCCACCCTCCCCAGCCGGCGGGTGCCGTCGGGGTCCACCAGCGTGCGCACGGTCGCCGCGACCTGCCCGTCGACGTCCATCCACAGGTGCTCGGCCGTCGGCTCGACGTCCCGGCCGTCGATCTCGGGGTAGGGGCACTGCTGCTCCACGACGAAGACGTCCACGCGCAGCCGCAGCAGGTCGTGCAGCGTCCTGGCGTCGAGGTCGGCGAACCTGGCCGCGTGGAGGGTGCCCATGCCAGCAGGGTATGCCGGTGGCCCCGTCCCACCGGCGCCCTCCCGGCCCGGGCCGGTCCGGCCGGTGCCCAGGAGGGAGCGGGTGAGGGCGCCTAGAGTGGACGCATGAGCGACGCACCGGGCGGCCCCGAGCCGGTCGACGTGCTGCGCCGGATCGCGTTCCTGCTCGAGCGCGAGCGCGCCGAGACCCGCCGCGTGGAGGCCTACCGCAAGGCGGCGGCCGTCATCCTGCCCCTCGGGGAGGACGAGGTGCGTCGGCGGGTGGACGCCGGCACGCTGCGCGACCTGGCCGGCATCGGCCCCTCGACCTCGGCCGTCATCGAGGCCGTCGTGCGCGGGGAGACGCCGGACAAGCTGGCCGACCTCGAGTCCCGGGCCGGCACCCCGCTGGCCACCGGCGGGGAACCGCTGCGCGAGCTGCTGCGGGGCGACCTGCACAGCCACTCCGACTGGTCCGACGGCGGCAGCCCCATCGAGGAGATGGTGGCCAGCGCGATGGAGCTGGGGCACGACTACCTCGCGCTCACCGACCACTCGCCCCGCCTCACCGTGGCCCGCG
This genomic window from Serinicoccus chungangensis contains:
- a CDS encoding aldo/keto reductase — translated: MTSQPTITLTHDVTIPQLGFGTFQVDEKETQRVVEAALEAGYRHIDTAAGYYNEAGVGAALRASGLARDEVFLTTKLRNGDQGRERARTAFEASREALGVDAVDLYLIHWPVPSKGLAAQTWEVFEELHAEGAARAIGVSNFLPDHLAALLRDASVTPAVNQIEVHPSFQQPQTQQASREAGLAVEAYAPIGQGADLELAPVTEAAQAHGVSPAQVVIRWHLQEGRIVIPKSATPERIVSNADVFGFELDEAQMSAISGLDTDERMFPDPQTAEFTQFRS
- the pabB gene encoding aminodeoxychorismate synthase component I produces the protein MAGEVLLIDHLDSFTYNLADLLHRVLGRAPVLWRHDHPATAQDLRQFAAVVIGPGPGRPQVESDLGLSGLALRQREVPVLGVCLGHQGLAHVAGETVAEMELTRHGIVSPVVHDGRGLFDGVPSPLQVVRYHSLEVVDPLRSALEVTARALDDGCVMALADPDGASWGVQFHPESVLSEHGERVVANFLALAGVRTAADAGGAAVAVGDTLRPQEHRPGGRRVRLRARLLHDDAARVPVPELHERLVGGAPSSVWLDSSDGSGWSLLADGRGPLSRELTHRVGEGAPLLDRVDAELDAWELEVADERPGEVPWRPGLVGWIGYEVKAETGADPAGPHRSPWPDAWLLLADRGVVLDHRTDRVWAVWIEDAATAGEQARWADEVGAVVEMATGPPAATAADPVGDRPGAPPPAWTPDDDEAGYLAKVRRAQAQIARGESYEICLTTAYRTSASELDEGELYRALREVSPVPHGAWLRAPGLSVLSGSPERFVSVDAGSRTVEARPIKGTRPRGGSAEQDAALAADLATAVKDRAENLMIVDLLRNDLHRVCRSGSVHVPQLCAVETYATVHQLVSTVRGDLAPGMGPADVLRACFPGGSMTGAPKVRTMEILDDLEGRARGVYSGAIGWIGLDGSMDTSIVIRTLTRGPDGDLAFGVGGAVTALSDPQEEYAETRAKAQAMLRAVDRAAGAAGVRAEGTARA
- a CDS encoding pirin family protein; the protein is MSSLETRPDEVTCGDGPAPEGQVTVLAPREVPLGGPRAMRVRRTLPARGRTMIGAWCFVDHYGPDEVGRSGGMVVPPHPHTALQTVSWLFSGEIEHRDSTGVQAVVRPGELNLMTAGRGVCHSEVSVTGDEPHLRVLHGAQLWVALPAADAGVEPSFQHHAPEPWTVPGGRVSVFLGTLRVDGEQPRSPVATYTPLLGAEVVLDPGARVRLVVDAEHEHGVLVDHGTVAVGDAVVERAELGYLAPGRAELELAAGDEGARVLLLGGPPFGEKIVMWWNFIGRSHEEVVQAREQWQAELGHESEGRFGAFSYPGGESLPAPELPQVRLRPRG
- a CDS encoding NAD(P)/FAD-dependent oxidoreductase; translation: MSAPQPSAPAPQSSATSPHRVLIIGSGFGGLFATKALSDPAVQVLMVARTGHHLFQPLLYQVATGILSEGVIAPPTRDVLASQDNVTVMLGDVKSIDIDERSVTAVTAGQDMVYDYDSLILAAGANQSWFGSPHFAEYAPGMKSIDDALELRGRIYGAFELAELAAASGRTDDVRRLLTFVVVGAGPTGVEMAGQLAELSKRTLRKEFRHIDPTQARIILVDAVDQVLAPFGDSLAAKTERSLTEIGIEVKLGRKVVDVDEGGVVLESTEDGSQERIEAQTKVWAAGVQGNPLGRKVAEQAGAELDRSGRVKVLPDLTLPGHPEVFVVGDLAAVDGVPGVAQGAIQGGRHAADQILRRLRGEETGQEFEYFDKGSMATISRFRAVMKRGRIELTGYPAWVAWLAVHLFYIIGFKSQLATLMHWAVSFVGRDRSERTVTEQQVYARLALEYLGEDFRKQPRR
- a CDS encoding GNAT family N-acetyltransferase, giving the protein MGTLHAARFADLDARTLHDLLRLRVDVFVVEQQCPYPEIDGRDVEPTAEHLWMDVDGQVAATVRTLVDPDGTRRLGRVATHRDHRGHGYAAQLVREGLRRLGDGPVHIGAQAYLADWYARLGFVRSGPDYLEDGIPHLPMTRG